The proteins below are encoded in one region of Myxococcales bacterium:
- a CDS encoding peptidyl-prolyl cis-trans isomerase, producing MPDQVRASHILLMYSGSMRSSASRSKDDAKSQIEQLKTQVDQGSDFAELAKQHSDCPSGQEGGDLGEFGRGQMVPEFEDTAFALDVGATSDVFETPFGFHIVQRTA from the coding sequence ATGCCAGATCAAGTAAGGGCTTCTCATATTTTGTTGATGTATTCGGGATCGATGCGTTCCTCTGCGAGCCGTTCCAAAGACGACGCGAAGTCGCAAATCGAGCAGCTCAAAACCCAAGTCGATCAGGGGAGTGATTTTGCTGAACTTGCGAAACAGCACTCGGATTGTCCCAGTGGGCAAGAGGGCGGCGATCTTGGTGAATTTGGTCGTGGCCAAATGGTCCCTGAGTTTGAAGACACGGCCTTTGCCTTGGATGTTGGCGCGACCAGCGACGTTTTTGAAACCCCCTTTGGCTTCCATATCGTTCAGCGCACGGCGTAG
- the cls gene encoding cardiolipin synthase encodes MWFEQIEALEWVSVLKELWPGLVATWGFIFALLASVHAILNKRDTRAAVGWVGLIYLAPFVGVILYLLLGINRIKRRAEALQRKRFEPGDELSLPEPELYDAVGPDGHHLHSLALLTRRVVHRKLEAHNQVRVLHNGDEAYPLMLDAIKSAQKSVHLSTYIFDNDPVGKAFAQALGDAKKRGVTVRVLVDAVGLRYSWPWPITGELKKYGIKAAKFLPTRFPWRMPYTNLRNHRKILLVDGRIGFTGGMNIREGHELNRHSKHPVRDLHFLYEGPVVCHLQEAFAEDWNFSSPDKLSREDCEADPSPMGKVICRGIKDGPDEDLDKLRWAYYGAIDCAQSYIKIVTPYFLPDQTLIMALNSAALRGVEVDIVLPEKNNLRLVQWASQSLYDDILVHGCRIWLNPPPFDHSKLMVVDGAWSLVGSGNWDPRSLRLNFEFNIENYSTELAEELNQDIEMKIKDSKQLSLDGFRKRSFFARLRDGTIRLLTPYL; translated from the coding sequence ATGTGGTTTGAGCAAATCGAGGCCTTGGAGTGGGTCTCAGTGCTAAAAGAGCTTTGGCCGGGCTTGGTTGCAACGTGGGGTTTTATCTTTGCACTGCTGGCATCTGTTCACGCGATATTAAATAAACGGGATACACGTGCCGCAGTGGGTTGGGTTGGATTGATTTACTTGGCCCCTTTTGTGGGCGTAATTTTGTACTTACTGCTTGGCATCAATCGCATCAAACGCCGCGCCGAGGCACTGCAGCGCAAACGTTTCGAGCCCGGTGATGAACTCTCGTTGCCGGAACCCGAGCTCTATGACGCTGTGGGTCCAGACGGGCATCATTTACATTCCTTGGCTCTGCTCACAAGACGGGTTGTCCATAGAAAACTCGAAGCTCACAATCAGGTTCGTGTCTTACACAATGGCGATGAAGCGTATCCGCTTATGCTTGATGCTATCAAGAGTGCTCAAAAAAGTGTGCATCTGAGTACCTACATTTTCGACAACGATCCCGTTGGCAAAGCTTTTGCTCAGGCTCTTGGTGACGCGAAGAAACGAGGTGTGACTGTTCGCGTATTGGTGGATGCCGTGGGCCTTCGCTATTCATGGCCATGGCCCATTACGGGCGAGCTAAAAAAGTACGGCATCAAAGCTGCTAAGTTTTTGCCCACGCGTTTTCCCTGGCGCATGCCCTATACGAATCTGCGCAATCATCGAAAGATTCTGCTTGTTGATGGACGCATAGGATTTACCGGGGGGATGAACATTCGCGAGGGTCATGAACTCAATCGCCATTCAAAGCATCCTGTGCGTGATTTGCATTTTTTGTATGAAGGTCCTGTGGTGTGTCATTTGCAAGAAGCTTTTGCTGAAGATTGGAATTTTTCTTCCCCGGACAAATTATCCAGAGAAGACTGCGAGGCAGATCCGAGCCCCATGGGAAAAGTGATTTGTCGTGGTATTAAAGACGGTCCGGATGAAGACCTTGATAAACTACGTTGGGCGTACTATGGCGCGATCGATTGCGCGCAATCTTATATAAAAATCGTAACGCCTTATTTTCTCCCTGATCAAACGCTCATCATGGCGCTCAACAGTGCCGCGTTGCGCGGGGTTGAGGTTGATATTGTATTGCCAGAGAAAAACAACCTTCGTCTGGTTCAATGGGCATCACAAAGTTTGTACGATGATATTCTTGTGCATGGTTGCCGAATCTGGCTAAATCCTCCTCCTTTTGATCACAGCAAACTTATGGTGGTTGACGGTGCCTGGTCGCTGGTTGGCTCCGGAAACTGGGATCCACGGAGCTTGCGTTTGAATTTTGAGTTTAATATAGAAAACTACAGCACTGAGCTTGCCGAAGAACTCAATCAAGACATCGAAATGAAGATAAAAGACTCCAAGCAGCTCAGTCTCGATGGTTTTCGTAAGCGAAGCTTCTTCGCCCGCTTACGTGATGGCACGATTCGCTTGCTCACTCCTTATTTATAA
- a CDS encoding HTTM domain-containing protein: MSFIKTLDRWWCPVTPPTRLAALRIAVGSFALAYLLVRLNNLNAYAYFPASSFSPVGPVSLLSGPMPAWLVHVNYLFCLITAVPFILGWKYRLLAPCFALAWLWLSTYRNSWQMIFHTENLLTLHVIILAVAPAAASWSLDAKHRALPPADARFGWPIKLMATVVVLAYMLAGVAKLRNCGLDWISGDQLRSQIAYDNLRKLQFGDVYSPLGIWLLRFKWLFGPLAWLSLILELGAPLALLHRKVAQLWCWSIWGFHLGVFFLMAILFTYPVSGVAFLPFFHAEKSVKPVLSFFHKLRASRVPAG; the protein is encoded by the coding sequence ATGAGCTTCATCAAAACGCTTGATCGATGGTGGTGTCCCGTCACACCACCGACGCGGCTTGCTGCGCTACGTATAGCCGTAGGCAGCTTTGCTCTTGCGTACTTGCTAGTTCGACTAAATAACTTAAACGCTTATGCTTACTTTCCTGCATCGAGCTTTAGCCCGGTAGGCCCCGTCTCTCTCCTTAGCGGACCGATGCCAGCGTGGCTTGTTCATGTTAATTACCTGTTCTGTTTGATCACTGCCGTTCCTTTCATCTTGGGATGGAAGTACCGTCTGCTTGCTCCTTGCTTTGCCCTAGCATGGCTTTGGCTCAGCACATACCGCAACTCCTGGCAGATGATCTTTCACACCGAGAATCTTCTTACCTTGCATGTAATCATCCTTGCGGTGGCCCCAGCAGCGGCAAGTTGGTCTCTCGATGCCAAACACAGAGCCCTCCCTCCGGCAGACGCCCGGTTTGGATGGCCGATAAAGCTCATGGCTACCGTCGTCGTGCTGGCGTACATGCTAGCTGGCGTCGCAAAACTAAGAAACTGCGGTCTCGATTGGATTTCTGGCGATCAACTACGCAGCCAAATTGCTTATGATAATTTGCGCAAATTGCAGTTTGGCGATGTGTACTCGCCCCTCGGTATCTGGCTGCTTCGCTTTAAATGGCTTTTCGGACCTTTGGCATGGCTTAGCTTGATCTTGGAACTGGGAGCCCCCCTTGCTCTTTTGCATCGCAAAGTCGCACAACTTTGGTGCTGGTCCATTTGGGGCTTTCACCTAGGCGTCTTTTTCCTGATGGCTATCTTGTTTACTTATCCCGTTTCAGGTGTCGCATTTTTACCCTTCTTCCATGCTGAAAAATCTGTAAAACCAGTTCTGTCATTCTTCCATAAACTACGAGCAAGTCGAGTACCTGCGGGCTGA